A single genomic interval of Festucalex cinctus isolate MCC-2025b chromosome 16, RoL_Fcin_1.0, whole genome shotgun sequence harbors:
- the ache gene encoding acetylcholinesterase: protein MQAAVLLLSPLVLFSLLVPSASSQGEADLTVMTQAGRVRGVHMPVLERGHVTAFLGIPFAEPPTGKGRFRPAEPKRHWQGVYDAHHYPNACYQFVDTTFPGFTGSEMWNPNREMSEDCLYLNVWVPPSPRPHNLTVMVWIYGGGFYSGSSSLDVYDGRYLAHTETVIVVSMNYRIGAFGFLALDGSSEAPGNVGLLDQRMALQWVQDNIHYFGGNPKQVTIFGESAGGASVGYHLLSPDSRPVFTRAILQSGVPNTPWATVSPAEARRRATQLAKLVGCNWGNDTEMVDCLRGKTPQELIDQEFQVLPWSSIFRFSFVPVVDGDFVPDTPEAMLNAGNFKDTQVLLGVNQDEGTYFLLYGAPGFSKDNDSLISRGDFLEGAKLSVPHANDIGLEAVVLQYTDWMDENNGAKNRDALDDIVGDHNVICPLAFFARAFAQHNALKSNAGVFLYLFDHRASNLPWPEWMGVIHGYEIEFVFGLPLEKRFNYTQEEEKLSRRTMRYWANFARSGNPNVNVDGTVESRKRWPQFTVAEQKYVALNTEPVKVHRGLRNQMCAFWNHFLPRLLNITDNIDEAERQWKVEFHRWSSYMMHWKSQFDHYSKQERCTDL, encoded by the exons ATGCAGGCCGCCGTCCTTCTCCTGTCCCCGCTCGTCCTCTTCTCCCTCCTGGTTCCGAGCGCGTCCTCTCAGGGCGAGGCCGACCTCACCGTCATGACCCAAGCCGGCCGAGTGCGGGGCGTCCACATGCCCGTGCTGGAGCGGGGCCACGTCACGGCCTTCCTGGGCATCCCCTTCGCCGAGCCGCCCACGGGGAAGGGGCGTTTCCGCCCGGCCGAGCCCAAGCGCCACTGGCAGGGCGTGTACGACGCCCACCACTACCCCAACGCCTGCTACCAGTTTGTGGACACCACCTTCCCCGGCTTCACGGGCAGCGAGATGTGGAACCCCAACAGGGAGATGAGTGAGGACTGCCTCTACCTCAATGTGTGGGTGCCGCCGTCACCCAGACCTCACAATCTCACCGTCATGGTGTGGATCTACGGCGGAG ggttctaCAGCGGTTCTTCATCCCTGGACGTGTACGATGGGCGTTACCTGGCTCACACCGAGACGGTCATCGTGGTGTCCATGAACTACCGCATCGGCGCTTTCGGTTTCCTGGCACTGGACGGCTCGTCGGAGGCTCCCGGCAACGTGGGCCTGCTGGACCAGCGGATGGCGTTGCAGTGGGTCCAAGACAACATCCACTACTTCGGCGGAAACCCCAAGCAG GTGACCATCTTCGGGGAGAGCGCCGGCGGCGCCTCGGTGGGATACCACCTCTTGTCTCCGGACAGCCGGCCCGTCTTCACCAGGGCCATCCTGCAGAGCGGGGTCCCCAACACCCCCTGGGCCACCGTCAGCCCGGCCGAGGCCCGCCGACGGGCCACGCAGCTGGCCAAACTGGTGGGCTGCAACTGGGGCAACGACACCGAGATGGTCGACTGCCTCCGTGGTAAAACGCCACAGGAGCTTATTGATCAGGAGTTTCAG GTCCTCCCGTGGAGTTCCATCTTCCGCTTTTCGTTCGTCCCCGTGGTGGACGGCGACTTCGTGCCGGACACGCCCGAGGCCATGCTCAACGCGGGCAACTTTAAGGACACTCAGGTCCTGCTCGGGGTCAACCAGGACGAGGGCACCTACTTCCTGTTGTACGGCGCTCCCGGCTTCAGCAAGGACAACGACAGCCTCATCTCCAGGGGGGACTTCCTGGAAG GCGCCAAGCTGAGCGTGCCCCACGCCAACGACATCGGCCTGGAGGCGGTGGTGCTGCAGTACACCGACTGGATGGACGAGAACAACGGCGCCAAGAATCGCGACGCCTTGGATGACATCGTGGGCGACCACAACGTCATCTGCCCTCTGGCTTTCTTCGCTCGCGCCTTCGCTCAGCACAACGCGCTCAAGTCCAACGCCG GAGTCTTTCTCTATCTGTTCGACCACCGAGCGTCCAACCTCCCCTGGCCCGAGTGGATGGGCGTCATCCACGGATACGAGATCGAGTTTGTCTTCGGCCTTCCCCTGGAGAAGAGATTCAACTACACCCAGGAGGAGGAAAAGCTGAGTCGCCGCACCATGAGATACTGGGCCAACTTTGCACGATCCGG CAATCCCAACGTGAACGTGGACGGCACGGTGGAGAGCAGGAAGCGCTGGCCGCAGTTCACCGTCGCCGAGCAGAAATATGTGGCGCTCAACACGGAGCCCGTCAAGGTCCACAGGGGTTTGAGGAACCAGATGTGCGCTTTCTGGAACCACTTCCTGCCACGCCTCCTCAACATCACAG ATAACATCGATGAGGCCGAGCGCCAGTGGAAAGTGGAGTTCCACCGCTGGTCGTCCTACATGATGCACTGGAAGAGCCAGTTTGACCATTACAGCAAGCAAGAGCGCTGCACCGACCTCTGA